Sequence from the Mauremys mutica isolate MM-2020 ecotype Southern chromosome 2, ASM2049712v1, whole genome shotgun sequence genome:
ttgtcctggttaacattgtttcattgttaccttgctgatcaattagagaacatgcttgtttaaagttgcgcagtgttcccttataatgttgtttggcagccaccttctttgtccactgcttgcagaaagagcagcccgttggagctagattgtgggggcttggaaccagggtggaccagcagcctccctaagttccctgtgcggcagctgcccagcaagggctcaggaggagggagcttgctggcagcagctgttgtGTCAACTTGCTGATCtctttaaaaaggcagtgtacttagagtggggtcagtgtacttaaaggggcaatgcacatctctctctctctctctctctctgccatgctgtgtctcctccctccattcgtgctgccttgtagagtgtgaggctacattaacagtaaggcgttaacccttgagggctcagtcgattgctagttcatcatttagcagtaaggcattccctgggaaatatcccaccctctgccgcctccatctcaaccaagcttcacaatcatcattgctgtgtacagtattaaattttgtttaaaacatactctctgtgtgtgtgtgtgtgtatgtgtatatatatatatagagagagagagagagagagagagagtgtcttttgtctggtgaaaaaaatttccctgggacctaacctcttctcccccccccccatatttacattaattcttatggggaaatcggatttgcttaacattgtttcacttaaagtagcattttttcaggaacataactacaacattaagcgaggagttactgtattgcatTGTGGATCTGCCTGGGAGCTGGAAgcccaggctccacagcagcctgcCAGGAAAGCTGACAGAGAAGGCAGAGAGTTCTGATGGAAGCCTGCCTGGGAAGAAGGTTTCTGTGGGAACCTGGTCTGCAATTCCACAAAAATTGATTAAACCGGAActgtttttgaccagctctagttggtATGCACTCCTATTTTTGAAAACTGTGGCCTGTATATAAAAAAAGTTTTACAATAAATTTCTTAATGTATTGAAAGTCTAAATAACTTTTTAGCTCTGAAGCAGTATGTTTTTGAAGTAACAGTTTTAATGCTAGGTGTTTTTAAACAATGCAGTTTTAGCCCCCTGatgctgcaaacatttatgcacatgcttaactttaagcacatgagaaaTCCTGTTAAAATCAATAGGATTACTCATGTAAGTAAAGTTGTATTTCTGCTTAAGtatttgcagggtcagggccttcATTTTCAATATTGGTATTTTGCCTATAGCAATGTTGGAAAATTGTCAATTGATATACCTTACCAATAGTGGCATTTAAAAAATAGCATTTGTAATTTTCTTC
This genomic interval carries:
- the LOC123363966 gene encoding death-associated protein 1 isoform X2; this encodes MSSPDQERAETRAGHPPAVKAGGMRIVQKHPHTPDAKEEKDKDDQEWESSRNITTTLSEELLYCIVDLPGSWKPRLHSSLPGKLTEKAESSDGSLPGKKVSVGTWSAIPQKLIKPELFLTSSSWYALLFLKTVACI
- the LOC123363966 gene encoding death-associated protein 1 isoform X1, with protein sequence MVCTTTGQSVDSSKLILQMHQKDVLPSVKAGGMRIVQKHPHTPDAKEEKDKDDQEWESSRNITTTLSEELLYCIVDLPGSWKPRLHSSLPGKLTEKAESSDGSLPGKKVSVGTWSAIPQKLIKPELFLTSSSWYALLFLKTVACI